The following nucleotide sequence is from Erythrobacter aurantius.
TGCTCGACGATGCCGGCTATCTGTCGGCCGATCTGCGCGAGATCGCCTATGATCTTGGCATCACACTGGACGAGGCCGAGGATGCGCTCACCGTGGTCCAGATGTGCGATCCCAGCGGAGTGGGTGCGCGCAGCCTTGCCGAATGCCTCGAAATCCAGGCGCGCGAGGCAAACCGCTATGATCCCTGCATGGCCGCGCTGCTGGACAATCTCGAATTGCTGGCCAAGGGCGAAGTCGCCCGGCTGAAGCGATTGTGCAATGTCGATGACGAGGATTTCGCCGACATGCTGCGTGAATTGCGCAGTTACGATCCCAAGCCCGGCCTCGCATTCCTTCCCTCTTCCGCCGAGGCGGTGATCCCCGATGTGCTGCTGGCCACCAACGCAGCCGGAGGATGGGACATCACGCTCAACGAAGAAACGCTGCCACGCCTGATCGTCAATCGCAGTTATTACGTGGAACTGAGCGCGGGCTGCCCCGATCCCGAAGCGCAAAACTGGCTCAAGGAAAAACTCGCTGATGCGCATTGGCTGATCCGCGCGCTCGACCAGCGGCAAAAGACGATCCTGAAGACCGCTGCCGAAATAGTGAAGCAGCAGGACGGCTTCTTCCGCCACGGTGTATCGCATCTTCGCCCGCTGACGCTGCGCGAGGTGGCTGAGAAGATCGAGATGCACGAAAGCACCGTCAGCCGGGTGACCAGTAACAAATATCTGCATTGCGAACGCGGCTGTTTTGAATTGAAGTATTTCTTCACCAGCGGCGTTGGATCGAGCGATGGAGAAGGTGCGTCGTCCGAAGCGATCAAGGCGCGGATCAGGGCGCTGATCGACGCTGAAGACCCTAAGAAGGTGCTGTCCGACCAAAAGCTGGTCGACCTGCTGCAGGAGGAAGGCTTCGACCTCGCCCGGCGCACGGTGGCGAAATATCGCGAAGCTATCGGCCTTGGCTCAAGTGCCGAGCGACGGCGGCAGAAGAAGCTCAAGTCCCTCTGATCTGCACCGTGAAGAAGCCTGCGCGGCGACAGATCCGGCTAGGTAGAAACCCCCGCGACTCGTGGAGTCAGGCCGGTTTACGCTAAATTAACCTTTTCCGTTCAGACCTTGTGTGGTTAATACAAGGCAACACCTCTTAGCGAGGGGTTACCGCACTGAACATGTCCACCATGTGGGGCAACTAGGGGACCAGCAATGCGAGTGCTGTTGATTGAGGACGAGCCGACAACCGCGAAGGCTATCGAGCTCATGCTCACTACCGAAGGATTTAACGTCTATTCGACCGATCTCGGCGAAGAAGGCCTCGATCTGGGCAAGCTGTATGATTACGACATCATCCTGCTCGACCTGAACCTGCCGGATATGCATGGCTATGACGTGCTCAAGAAGCTGCGCGTTGCCAAGGTGCAGACTCCGGTCCTCATCCTTTCGGGTATCGCCGAAATGGACAGCAAGATCCGCTCGTTCGGCTTTGGCGCCGACGACTACGTGACGAAGCCCTTCCACCGCGAAGAGCTGGTCGCCCGCATTCACGCCGTGGTGCGTCGTTCGAAGGGCCACAGCCAGTCGATCATCCGCACCGGCAAGCTGGCAGTCAACCTCGATGCGAAAACCGTCGAAGTCGACGGCGCCCGCGTCCACCTCACCGGCAAGGAATATGCGATGCTCGAGCTGCTCTCGCTTCGCAAGGGTACCACGCTGACCAAGGAAATGTTCCTCAACCACCTGTATGGCGGGATGGATGAGCCGGAACTGAAGATCATCGACGTCTTCATCTGCAAGCTGCGCAAGAAATTGAGCCATGCTTGCGGCGGTGAAAACTATATCGAAACCGTCTGGGGCCGCGGATACGTGCTGCGCGATCCGGGCGAAGAGGCCGAAGCCGCTTAAGCGCGAAAGCCAGTCACAAACTCAGAGAATGCCCGGTCGCCGAATGGCAGCCGGGCATTCTGGTTTCTAGGTCAATGCTTCTCGAAGACCGGGCCGAAATCGCCGCCGCTCGGTTCCTGGAACAACTTGAGGTCAAATTCGGGCAGGATCGCCAGCAGGTGATCGAAAATATCGGCCTGAATGCCCTCGTAGATGCCCCAGGACGTGGTGTTGGTGAAACAATAGACTTCCAGCGGAATGCCCTGCGGACCCGGCGGCAGCTGTCGCACCATCAGGGTGAAATCCCTGGAAATGCTCGGATGCCATTCGAGATAGGCGGCGATGTAAGCGCGCAGCGTGCCGAGATTGGTCAGGCGCCGCGCGTTCACGGGCGCATCCTCGCCTGAAAGCTCGCGCGCGTTCCATTCGGCAATCTCTTCGCGCTTGGCGGCGAGGTACTGCTTGAGCATCTTGAA
It contains:
- the rpoN gene encoding RNA polymerase factor sigma-54 gives rise to the protein MALGPRLDLRQSQQLVMTPQLQQAIKLLAASNLEIETFIGDALEANPLLEAGALSQDRDGPEGDGDDIPRDEFTADHLIAQGQGEGDAPLDLDPSSLDTDRDTGDGMSASDAEWGSSTRSAGGEDLPDLAETRAGEISLSAHLEAQIGALAVNPKEAFCARHIVGLLDDAGYLSADLREIAYDLGITLDEAEDALTVVQMCDPSGVGARSLAECLEIQAREANRYDPCMAALLDNLELLAKGEVARLKRLCNVDDEDFADMLRELRSYDPKPGLAFLPSSAEAVIPDVLLATNAAGGWDITLNEETLPRLIVNRSYYVELSAGCPDPEAQNWLKEKLADAHWLIRALDQRQKTILKTAAEIVKQQDGFFRHGVSHLRPLTLREVAEKIEMHESTVSRVTSNKYLHCERGCFELKYFFTSGVGSSDGEGASSEAIKARIRALIDAEDPKKVLSDQKLVDLLQEEGFDLARRTVAKYREAIGLGSSAERRRQKKLKSL
- the ctrA gene encoding response regulator transcription factor CtrA, with translation MRVLLIEDEPTTAKAIELMLTTEGFNVYSTDLGEEGLDLGKLYDYDIILLDLNLPDMHGYDVLKKLRVAKVQTPVLILSGIAEMDSKIRSFGFGADDYVTKPFHREELVARIHAVVRRSKGHSQSIIRTGKLAVNLDAKTVEVDGARVHLTGKEYAMLELLSLRKGTTLTKEMFLNHLYGGMDEPELKIIDVFICKLRKKLSHACGGENYIETVWGRGYVLRDPGEEAEAA